One part of the Dermacentor silvarum isolate Dsil-2018 chromosome 6, BIME_Dsil_1.4, whole genome shotgun sequence genome encodes these proteins:
- the LOC119456669 gene encoding protein suex-1-like, whose amino-acid sequence MKVLPVVVVFCLALSVTQAILLKALGAGALGFGAGALVGSALSRGGGGGGYYPYPYGRGFGGGYGGGYGGGYGGGYGGGFYG is encoded by the exons ATGAAGGTGTTG CCGGTCGTCGTCGTGTTCTGCTTGGCTCTATCGGTGACCCAAGCGATCCTGCTCAAGGCCCTTGGAGCAGGTGCCCTCGGTTTTGGTGCTGGAGCTCTTGTCGGCAGCGCACTCtctcgtggtggtggtggtggaggctACTACCCTTACCCATACGGCCGTGGTTTCGGTGGTGGCTATGGCGGTGGCTACGGCGGTGGCTACGGTGGTGGCTACGGTGGTGGATTCTACGGCTAG
- the LOC119455034 gene encoding keratin-associated protein 6-2-like, translating into MKTLFYLIIFCMVASTVMAGYGYGLGYGLGGYGLGYGLGYGLGGYGLGGYGLGFGRGYGLGYGGYGLGYGSYGGYGGYGGGYGRGGYGRGYYYG; encoded by the exons ATGAAGACACTG TTCTACCTCATCATCTTCTGCATGGTTGCGTCAACGGTTATGGCTGGCTATGGATACGGGCTTGGCTATGGTCTCGGTGGCTACGGGCTCGGCTACGGACTTGGTTATGGCCTTGGAGGATATGGACTTGGAGGATACGGCCTCGGCTTTGGCCGAGGCTACGGTCTTGGATACGGCGGTTATGGGCTTGGCTACGGAAGCTACGGAGGTTACGGAGGATACGGTGGAGGATATGGCCGCGGCGGCTACGGACGCGGCTACTACTACGGATAG
- the LOC119455035 gene encoding keratin-associated protein 21-1-like, with translation MKSLLSLLILSLAIAGTLAGYGYGIGYGLGYGLGYGGYGLGYGGYGGYGFGGYGLGYGGYGGYGGYGGYGIGGYGLGYGGYGGFYG, from the exons ATGAAATCCCTG CTGTCGCTCCTCATACTCAGCCTGGCTATCGCCGGAACACTGGCAGGATACGGCTACGGAATCGGATATGGTCTTGGCTATGGTCTCGGCTACGGAGGATACGGCCTCGGCTATGGTGGCTATGGTGGCTATGGCTTCGGAGGCTACGGACTTGGATACGGCGGATACGGCGGATACGGTGGATACGGTGGATACGGCATAGGTGGATACGGTCTTGGCTACGGAGGATACGGTGGATTTTACGGCTAA